From Butyricimonas paravirosa, one genomic window encodes:
- a CDS encoding DNA/RNA non-specific endonuclease, translating into MKSILHGRLIFGLLFLFLALGSFADGRYIPVYDDGIRVDYKYYCLGFNKEHKQANWVYYELGSANLTGKASRKNDFRVDPKISRWSATPDDYKRSGYDRGHLCPAADMSFNAKAMSETFYMSNMSPQVPMFNRGIWKELEEHVRNRARKEKLYVVTGPIFKSNKGAIGKGKVTVPGYYYKLFYSPSKQQMIAYVLPNEESKRPLNSFAVPVDKVEKMTGIDFFSQLPDDLERVLEADTLSHVSRDGGQASGGAYRPTRNQQVIAVIAVIVIFLVVHFLIKHRGGKKKKKKPARKPVKKPGLSKKSIKKNYPH; encoded by the coding sequence ATGAAGAGTATATTACACGGGAGGCTGATTTTTGGCCTCCTGTTTCTGTTTCTTGCCTTAGGTAGTTTTGCCGACGGGCGCTATATTCCGGTGTATGATGACGGGATACGGGTGGATTACAAGTATTATTGCTTGGGATTCAACAAGGAGCATAAACAGGCGAACTGGGTGTATTACGAGTTAGGTTCTGCGAACTTGACAGGGAAAGCGAGCCGGAAGAATGATTTCCGGGTGGACCCGAAGATCAGCCGTTGGAGTGCCACGCCTGACGATTACAAGCGGAGCGGTTACGACCGGGGGCATTTGTGTCCCGCGGCGGATATGTCGTTTAACGCGAAAGCGATGAGCGAGACGTTCTACATGTCGAATATGTCTCCCCAAGTACCGATGTTTAACCGGGGAATCTGGAAAGAGCTGGAGGAACACGTGCGTAACCGGGCCCGGAAGGAGAAACTTTACGTGGTGACAGGCCCGATTTTCAAGAGTAATAAAGGTGCGATTGGCAAGGGGAAAGTGACGGTTCCGGGGTATTACTACAAATTGTTTTATTCGCCTTCCAAGCAGCAAATGATCGCTTACGTGTTGCCTAACGAAGAGAGCAAGCGTCCCTTGAATAGTTTTGCCGTTCCCGTAGATAAGGTGGAGAAGATGACGGGGATTGATTTCTTTTCTCAATTACCCGATGATTTGGAGCGGGTGTTGGAGGCGGACACGCTTTCGCACGTGTCACGGGATGGGGGACAGGCATCGGGAGGTGCGTATCGTCCGACAAGAAATCAACAGGTGATAGCGGTTATTGCTGTGATTGTGATCTTCCTCGTTGTACATTTCTTGATAAAACACCGTGGAGGCAAGAAGAAGAAAAAGAAACCGGCACGCAAACCGGTAAAGAAACCGGGGTTGTCCAAAAAGTCAATTAAAAAAAACTACCCCCACTAA
- a CDS encoding S41 family peptidase, which produces MNKSNLRALLTPIVLALAIVFGMMLNRFLPDRTQVSASSEMFLPVTGSKLDLIISMIQNSYVDTVDTRQIVENTIPVLLKDLDPHTVYIPAKDMQRANEGIVGNFGGVGIQFYKYLDTVTVVKVVPGGPSEKAGIKDGDRIVRVNDSLVAGVKMGQDKIQELMRGELGTKVELTIARRGEPKLIKKEVVRGSIPVKSVDVAYMLNDTTGYLKTNTFGMHTYAEFMQALVKLKAEGMRKIIIDLRENEGGVLPIAIQMINEFLDADRLILYTQGQAQPRTDYKSNGKGQFKDLRVDVLISEFSASASEIFAGAIQDNDRGLIIGRRSFGKGLVQEQRMLPDGSALRLTVARYYTPSGRSIQKPYNEGKEKYYNDLYNRLVHGEFSQKDSIVFDENLKYQTVGGRTVYGGGGIMPDVFVPADTTGVSRYLSDVTRTQFLYEYTFDFMDRHRPEMVNLKDYKQIQNYLKSFDLVNEMANYAARRGLKRDEKGIKESYQVLRTRIEAYIARHTIDDEGFYPILGQIDNTLQEAIKQ; this is translated from the coding sequence ATGAATAAGAGTAATTTGAGGGCTTTGTTGACCCCGATCGTGCTGGCGCTGGCTATCGTGTTCGGGATGATGTTGAACCGGTTTCTGCCGGACCGTACACAGGTGTCAGCGTCCTCGGAAATGTTTTTGCCCGTGACGGGGAGTAAGCTGGATTTGATTATCAGCATGATACAGAATTCGTACGTGGATACCGTGGACACGAGGCAGATCGTGGAGAACACGATCCCGGTCTTGTTGAAGGATCTGGACCCGCACACGGTATATATTCCCGCGAAGGATATGCAACGCGCGAACGAGGGGATCGTGGGAAATTTCGGGGGCGTCGGAATCCAGTTTTACAAGTATTTGGACACGGTGACCGTCGTGAAGGTGGTTCCGGGTGGACCCTCGGAGAAAGCCGGGATAAAGGACGGGGACCGGATTGTACGGGTGAACGATTCTTTGGTTGCCGGGGTAAAGATGGGTCAGGATAAGATTCAAGAGTTGATGAGGGGGGAACTGGGAACGAAAGTAGAGTTGACGATCGCTAGAAGAGGAGAGCCGAAGTTGATCAAGAAAGAGGTGGTTCGCGGAAGTATCCCGGTGAAGAGCGTGGATGTGGCGTATATGCTGAATGACACGACGGGTTATTTGAAAACGAATACTTTCGGCATGCACACGTATGCCGAGTTCATGCAAGCATTGGTGAAGTTGAAGGCAGAGGGGATGAGGAAAATCATCATTGATTTGCGGGAGAATGAAGGCGGCGTGTTGCCGATCGCGATACAGATGATTAACGAGTTTTTGGATGCCGACCGTTTGATTCTTTACACGCAGGGACAGGCGCAACCTCGTACGGATTACAAGTCTAACGGCAAAGGGCAATTCAAGGATTTGCGCGTGGATGTGTTGATTAGCGAGTTTAGTGCGTCAGCCAGCGAGATTTTTGCCGGGGCGATACAGGATAATGACCGCGGGTTGATTATCGGGCGTCGTTCGTTTGGTAAAGGATTGGTTCAGGAGCAGCGTATGTTGCCCGACGGTTCGGCCTTGCGTTTGACGGTGGCCCGTTATTACACGCCTTCGGGACGTTCCATCCAGAAACCGTATAACGAGGGGAAAGAGAAGTATTATAATGATCTTTATAATCGTTTGGTTCACGGGGAGTTCTCACAAAAAGATAGTATTGTTTTTGACGAGAATCTGAAATACCAGACCGTGGGCGGGCGTACCGTGTATGGTGGTGGCGGTATCATGCCGGATGTCTTCGTGCCAGCGGATACGACCGGGGTTTCCCGTTATTTGAGTGACGTGACGAGAACCCAGTTCTTGTACGAGTACACGTTTGATTTCATGGACCGGCATCGTCCGGAAATGGTGAATCTGAAGGATTACAAGCAGATTCAGAATTACCTGAAATCATTTGACTTGGTAAACGAGATGGCGAATTATGCTGCCCGTCGCGGTTTGAAACGGGACGAGAAGGGAATCAAGGAGTCCTACCAGGTTTTGCGTACTCGGATCGAAGCGTATATTGCTCGTCACACGATAGATGATGAGGGATTCTACCCGATTCTTGGTCAGATTGATAACACGTTGCAGGAAGCGATTAAACAATAA
- a CDS encoding dCMP deaminase family protein — MSKSKQQLLDERYLRMARIWAENSYCERRQVGALIVRGDAIISDGYNGTPSGFENICEDENNKTKPYVLHAEANAITKVAKSNNSSLGATLYVTASPCIECAKLIIQAGIRRVVYSENYRSVDGIELLQKAGIDVAFIELNENQENKD, encoded by the coding sequence ATGAGTAAATCGAAGCAACAGTTACTGGATGAACGTTATTTGAGAATGGCCCGGATATGGGCGGAAAATTCGTATTGCGAACGTCGGCAGGTTGGTGCGTTGATTGTGCGGGGGGATGCTATTATATCCGACGGGTATAACGGGACGCCTTCCGGGTTCGAGAATATTTGCGAGGACGAGAATAACAAGACGAAACCTTACGTGTTGCACGCCGAGGCGAACGCGATCACGAAGGTGGCGAAGTCGAATAACAGCAGTTTGGGGGCGACGTTGTACGTGACGGCTTCACCCTGTATCGAGTGTGCCAAGTTGATCATACAAGCCGGGATCCGGCGGGTGGTGTATTCCGAGAATTACCGGAGTGTCGATGGGATCGAGTTGTTGCAGAAAGCCGGGATTGACGTGGCGTTTATCGAGTTGAACGAGAATCAGGAAAATAAAGATTAA
- a CDS encoding polyprenyl synthetase family protein, translated as MYSIDELRAIIKDELDKKEYIQEPHSLFEPILYILEDGGKRLRPLLTLMAYNLYREDIEKVLKSAIGIEIFHNYTLLHDDVMDDAELRRGRLTVHKKWNSNVAILSGDAAAITAYQCIEHCEDKYLRRAIDFFNQVAMDVCRGQQYDMLFETRDDVSEKEYIEMIYLKTSVLLAGSLRHGALLADAPEHEYNALYEFGGYLGLAFQLQDDYLDVYGDVAEFGKNIGGDIVANKKTYMLIKALELADPETREELWGWIEKKEFDHEEKIKAVTRIYDRLGIKEIAFAAIDKYLKMSRDILDKIDVPKERKIDFYETLDAIGNRKK; from the coding sequence ATGTATTCCATAGATGAACTTAGAGCGATTATAAAGGACGAGTTAGATAAGAAAGAGTATATACAGGAGCCGCATTCCCTGTTCGAACCGATCCTGTACATTCTGGAAGACGGGGGGAAACGGTTGAGGCCGCTTTTGACGCTGATGGCTTACAATCTTTACCGGGAAGATATTGAGAAGGTGTTGAAATCCGCTATCGGGATCGAGATTTTCCACAATTACACGCTTTTACATGATGACGTGATGGATGACGCGGAGTTGCGGCGGGGACGGTTGACCGTTCATAAAAAGTGGAACAGTAACGTGGCCATCTTGAGTGGCGACGCGGCGGCGATCACGGCCTACCAGTGCATCGAGCATTGCGAGGACAAGTATTTGCGCCGGGCGATTGATTTCTTTAACCAAGTGGCGATGGACGTGTGCCGGGGGCAACAGTACGATATGTTGTTCGAGACCCGGGATGATGTCTCGGAGAAGGAATACATCGAGATGATTTATCTGAAGACTTCGGTGTTGCTTGCCGGGAGTTTGCGGCACGGGGCCTTGCTGGCCGATGCCCCGGAGCATGAGTATAACGCTTTGTATGAATTCGGGGGATACCTCGGGCTGGCGTTCCAGTTGCAGGATGATTACCTGGACGTGTACGGGGACGTGGCGGAATTCGGGAAGAATATCGGGGGTGATATTGTAGCCAACAAGAAGACTTACATGTTGATCAAGGCGTTGGAACTGGCCGATCCGGAGACAAGAGAGGAGTTGTGGGGATGGATCGAGAAGAAAGAGTTTGATCATGAGGAGAAGATCAAGGCGGTGACCCGGATCTACGATCGTTTGGGTATTAAAGAAATTGCTTTCGCGGCGATTGATAAATATTTGAAAATGAGCCGGGATATTCTGGATAAGATTGATGTCCCGAAAGAAAGAAAAATTGATTTCTACGAGACGCTGGATGCGATCGGGAATCGTAAAAAATAA